The genomic interval CCTCCGCGATCCTTCGCATTGAGCAACAGGCTGTGCGTAGAGGCACCTTTGGTTACGTGAATGATGTTCCGCTGGTCTTCAAATTGCTCGACCAACAGGTTCGTGTGCATTTCAACCCACTTGAATCGGGTGCTGATGGCCTCGGCCTGAAAGTGCACATAGGTTCCATCTTCTTCGTACTCGCGTCCCACGTAGACCAAGCGGCGTTTTCCTTTATCGGTAACCACCGTGAAGGTGCTCAGCACGTAGTGACCAATCAAGGAATCGGCCTGTGCGCTTTCTTCGTCACTATCCAAATTCAAAACCCCGTGTCCGCGATCCTTCAGGGCGCGCTCGAGGTCATCGGTAAAGATGCGCACACTGCATTCGAGGGTTCGCGCTTCTTTGTTGTATTTGGCTTCCGTCACACTGACGTAAAACGGATGAAGTAAGAGGGAAATGGAGAGTAGTACCGTACTGATCATGCGCTCAAGGTACGGGAAAAGACGAAATTGTTAAATTCGCCCCTCATGTCGCCATTTGAGACATACATCAGGCTCGGTTTCGAGCACATCGCGGACTTCGACGGCTACGACCACATGCTCTTTTTATTGGCTTTGGTCGCCGTGTATTCGATTCGCGATTGGAAACCGCTCCTTATTCTGGTAACGGCTTTCACCGTGGGTCATTCCGTGACCCTAGCCTTGGCGGCATTGAAGATTGTGGTGGTGGACTCGGCACTCATTGAGTTCTTAATCCCCGTCACCATTTTGCTCACCGCTGTGGGCAATCTCTTCTCTGGCAAAGGCCGCCTGAACATTAAATATGGACTGGCGTTAGGCTTTGGGTTGATTCACGGACTCGGATTCAGCAACTACTTTCGAACCCTACTGGGGCGAGAAGCAGACATTGTACTCCCTTTGCTCGGATTCAACCTCGGCCTGGAAATTGGCCAGCTGATCATCGTTGGTTTCATCATGATGGTATACGCCCTGCTGAGCGGGCTCCTGTCGGTGAAACAACGCGATTGGACCCTAGTTACGTCGGGCATGGCGCTCGGCATTAGCTTGATATTGATCTACCAAACCAAACCCTGGTAAAATGAAGCAACTACTTACGCTTTTATTCGTTTTCGGCCTCACGGCCGGATGGGCTCAAAACACCAACGAAAACAAATTCCGTCAACTGTACGATGAGCTCCCCACGCCCAACGTATACCGCACCGCAGCTGGAGCTCCAGGTCATGAGTACTATCAGCAGCAGGCTGACTACGTCATGGACCTCACCCTGGATGACGAGAATCAACGCCTGTACGGAGAAGAGCGAATCACCTACCACAACGAGTCCCCGGACCGCCTAGAATACCTCTGGGTTCAGCTCGATCAGAACATGCGCGCCAAAGGCAGCGATCGCGAAATGATCAGCCAAATGGACATCGAGGATAAAATGTCCTTCGGAACACTGGCTCGTATGCACAGCGACTACGATGGTGGGTTCAAGATTGACTGGGTCAAAGACAGCAGAGGAAATGAGCTGGAATACGTGATCAACGGAACCATGATGCGCGTCAACTTGCCTCAGCCCTTGGCGGCAGGCGGGTCCTATACCTTCCAAATCAAGTGGTGGTACAACATCAATGACCGCAGCAAGGTCGGTGGACGTTCCGGATTCGAATACTTCGAAGAAGATGGAAATTACCTTTACACCATTGCCCAGTTTTTCCCTCGCATGGCCGTGTACAACGACGTCGAAGGTTGGCAGAACAAGCAGTTCTTGGGCCGCGGTGAATTCACCCTTCCCTTTGGAGATTACAAAGTCAACTTGACTGTCCCTGCCGATCACATCGTCGGGGCTACTGGAGAACTTCAGAATGCTTCCTCTGTATTGACCTCAACCGAGCGCCGTCGCTACAGCGATTCGCGCACCGCGGATCGTCCGGTCATGATCGTGACTCAAGAAGAAGCAGATGAAAAAATAGCCAATCCCGTAACGGATAAAACCCGCACGTGGACATTTGAAGCGGAGAACGTTCGTGACTTTGCCTTTGCCAGCTCGCGTCGATTCATTTGGGACGCCATGGGTGTGAAGTTCGGCGACCGCACGGTTATGGCCATGAGCTACTACCCAAAAGAAGGAAACCCTTTGTGGGAGAAGTATTCAACTGAAGTGGTTGCGCACACGCTCCGCATCTATTCAAAGTACACCTTTGATTACCCGTACCCGGTGGCTATTTCCGTGCACACCGACCGCATCGGTATGGAGTATCCGATGATCTGCTTCAACGGTGGACGCCCTGAGGCCGACGGTACCTACAGCGAGCGTACCAAATACGGTATGATTGGGGTTATCATCCACGAAGTTGGTCACAACTACTTTCCCATGATCGTCAACTCCGATGAGCGCCAGTGGACGTGGATGGACGAAGGCTTGAACACCTTTGTTCAGTACTTGACCGAACAAGAGTGGGAGCCCGATTACCCCAGTCGTCGTGGACCTGCCTACAAGATTACAGACTACATGAAGGGGGATAAGTCCTACATCAGCCCCATCATGACCAACTCCGAGAGTATTTGGCAGTTTGGGAACAACGCCTATGGAAAGCCCGCTACGGCGTTGAACATCCTAAGAGAGACGGTCCTAGGCCGAGAGCTCTTCGATTACGCTTTCAAGACCTACAGCCAGCGCTGGATGTTCAAGCATCCCACCCCTGCCGATTTCTTCCGCACCATGGAAGATGCTTCGGGTACGGACCTCGACTGGTTCTGGAGAAGCTGGTTCTACACCACGGATCACGTCGATATGGGGCTTAAGAGCGTCCGTTGGTATCAAATCGACACCAAGGACCCCGATGTAGAAATGGCCTTGGAAAAGGGGCGCAATGCAGCTCAACCAGACTTTATTGGTGACCTCCGGAATGATACTATTCCAAAGGTGACGGATGCGCGTCCGGACTTGCTCGATTTCTACAATGAGTACGATCCTCTAGAGCCGACTCAACTCGACCGTGAGGACTACGAAAAGTACCTCAGCAAACTCGACGAAAACGATCGTGCGCTTCTGGAAAGCGGATTGAACTACTATCAGATTGATGTGGAAATGATCGGAGGAATCCCCATGCCCATTATTCTTCGTTTGGATTACGCTGATGGTAGTTCCGAGCGCAAGTATATTCCAGCTGAAATCTGGAAGATGGATGCGACTGAGGTCTCCAAAGTCTTCTTCAGTGAAAAAGAGCTGGTGGGCGTGGTTCTGGATCCGAATTTGGAAACGGCCGATACCGATACGGGAAACAACTACTGGCCACCCCGTCAACAGCCGACCAAGTTCGAGCTGTACAAGCGCAGAAGCAGAGGCGGGGAGAACCCAATGCAGCGCATGCAGCGCCTTGAAGAGGGTCAGTAAATCCCCTGCTGGGCCCCGTAGACAAATTCCTTTGCGGTGCCCCCTACCCCGAGCTGGAAGAGGATGGATATTTCCTGAGTAGAGCGAACGGCCATACCGTTTCGGATGGCCGGTATCCAATCCAAAGCACGCAATACGCGCGTGACTTCTTGCGGGCAACCGCCTCCGAGGTTTTGCACGATTTCCACATTGGTAATATGTCCTGATTGTTCTACGACGTAGCGTAAACGAACTTCTCCTTGAATACTCTCGCGGACTGCATCTTCAGGGTATTTAAGCTTGCTCAAGATGTACGGGAAAGCTTCCCAGCCTTCGGGAATGAGGGGTTTGGCTACACTATCCACTTCTTCTTTCGTGTACAAAGTGGTTTCCTCAGAAACAGGGGTGACTGGGTGTGGCAATAAACGGTAGCCGCGATTTCTGCAATATCGATAGTACCGGTCTGGATAGAAATCGATCTTCATTCGGGTGACCCCTTGAATTTCCGATCCTTCATATACGCCGGGGCGCCATACCACGTGCTTGAGTATGCGCAAGGCCTCGCGATCTACTGCCGGTGATACGGACTTGATGAATTCTATTTCTTCCAGCTGACCTGTTGAAGATATATAGCAATCAATAGAAACGGTGCCTTGCTCACCCGCTTGAATGGAAGCGTAAGGATACTGAAGCTGCGTCTCCACTAGGTATTTCCATTCGCGTTTCCCTCCAACGATATCCGGTTCTCGTACCTCTTGAGCTAACACACCAAGAGAAAGTAAGAGACTAAAGCAGGAAAGGACTGCCGTTCGCATAAAACAAATCGAGTTTCAGGTTCGTTTGAAAGAAAAAGTCAAAGTACAACGCAGGTCTTTTTTTGAAACTTTTTTGGACCTGCGGTACTGAGCCCCTGCGTATTCCGTGGGGGCTCTTGTTTTTACAAGGTAGGAGAAAAAATAAACCCCGGACAAGTTCGCGGTGTCCGGGGTTTCCCTGCGTAGTTAAATAAATTGCACTCTAGATCAACTTCCGCAAGCTTCGCACTCATCAGGATTATCAATGGAGCACGCAATGATGTCCGCGTTTTCCGCTGCCATCTTCTTGGCTGCTTCCTCCAGCTTACTGACGCGTTCTTCTTGAATCTTCTCGGTTTGCTCAGAAGAAACCACAGGCTCAACCTGCGCTTTGGCTTGCTTCTGAACCGTGAATTTGATCGCGTCCGCAGCTGCCTTCGTGCGGAGGTAGTACATACCGGTTTTGAGCCCTTTCTTCCACGCGTAGAAGTGCATGGAGGTTACTTTACCCATGTTCGCATTCTCCATAAAGAGATTCATGGATTGACTCTGGTCGATAAAGGCTCCTCGATCGGCGGCCATATCGATGATGTCTTTCATGCTCAGTTCCCAAACGGTTTTGTACAGTTCTTTGATGTTGTCTGGAATCACATCGATGTGCTGGATAGATCCATTCGCACGAATGATCTCGTCCTTCATATCGCTGTCCCACAAGCCCAACTTCACCAAGTCAATGAGTAAGTGCTTGTTCACTACGATGAATTCACCACTCAATACACGACGGGTGTAGATGTTGCTCGTGTACGGCTCAAAGCACTCGTTGTTCCCCAGAATTTGTGAGGTAGAGGCCGTTGGCATTGGAGCCATTAGCAAGGAGTTGCGGACACCGTGCTCTTTGATTTCGTCACGCAAGGTGTTCCAATCCCAGTTTCCGCTCAAATCGCTTTCGTCCAAGTTCCACATGTTCCACTGGAAGATCCCTTGTGAAATGGGTGAACCCTCATAGCTTTCGTAGGTACCTTCTTCTTTGGCCATGTCCTTTGAAGAGGTCAAAGCCGCGTAGTACATGGTCTCGAAGATGTCCGAATTCAATTTCTTCGCCTCAGCAGAAGTAAATGGATAGCGGAGCATGATGAAGGTATCAGCCAAGCCTTGTACCCCCAATCCTACAGGACGGTGACGCATGTTCGAGTTACGCGCCTCTGCCACTGGGTAGTAGTTGCGGTCAATTACCTTGTTCAAGTTATAGGTCACCTTGTAGGTGATGTCGAACAACAACTGGTGATCAAACTGGCCATCCTTCACAAATTTTGGAAGGGCAATGGAGGCCAAGTTACATACGGC from Cryomorphaceae bacterium carries:
- a CDS encoding energy transducer TonB — translated: MRTAVLSCFSLLLSLGVLAQEVREPDIVGGKREWKYLVETQLQYPYASIQAGEQGTVSIDCYISSTGQLEEIEFIKSVSPAVDREALRILKHVVWRPGVYEGSEIQGVTRMKIDFYPDRYYRYCRNRGYRLLPHPVTPVSEETTLYTKEEVDSVAKPLIPEGWEAFPYILSKLKYPEDAVRESIQGEVRLRYVVEQSGHITNVEIVQNLGGGCPQEVTRVLRALDWIPAIRNGMAVRSTQEISILFQLGVGGTAKEFVYGAQQGIY
- a CDS encoding HupE/UreJ family protein, producing the protein MSPFETYIRLGFEHIADFDGYDHMLFLLALVAVYSIRDWKPLLILVTAFTVGHSVTLALAALKIVVVDSALIEFLIPVTILLTAVGNLFSGKGRLNIKYGLALGFGLIHGLGFSNYFRTLLGREADIVLPLLGFNLGLEIGQLIIVGFIMMVYALLSGLLSVKQRDWTLVTSGMALGISLILIYQTKPW
- a CDS encoding M1 family metallopeptidase; translated protein: MKQLLTLLFVFGLTAGWAQNTNENKFRQLYDELPTPNVYRTAAGAPGHEYYQQQADYVMDLTLDDENQRLYGEERITYHNESPDRLEYLWVQLDQNMRAKGSDREMISQMDIEDKMSFGTLARMHSDYDGGFKIDWVKDSRGNELEYVINGTMMRVNLPQPLAAGGSYTFQIKWWYNINDRSKVGGRSGFEYFEEDGNYLYTIAQFFPRMAVYNDVEGWQNKQFLGRGEFTLPFGDYKVNLTVPADHIVGATGELQNASSVLTSTERRRYSDSRTADRPVMIVTQEEADEKIANPVTDKTRTWTFEAENVRDFAFASSRRFIWDAMGVKFGDRTVMAMSYYPKEGNPLWEKYSTEVVAHTLRIYSKYTFDYPYPVAISVHTDRIGMEYPMICFNGGRPEADGTYSERTKYGMIGVIIHEVGHNYFPMIVNSDERQWTWMDEGLNTFVQYLTEQEWEPDYPSRRGPAYKITDYMKGDKSYISPIMTNSESIWQFGNNAYGKPATALNILRETVLGRELFDYAFKTYSQRWMFKHPTPADFFRTMEDASGTDLDWFWRSWFYTTDHVDMGLKSVRWYQIDTKDPDVEMALEKGRNAAQPDFIGDLRNDTIPKVTDARPDLLDFYNEYDPLEPTQLDREDYEKYLSKLDENDRALLESGLNYYQIDVEMIGGIPMPIILRLDYADGSSERKYIPAEIWKMDATEVSKVFFSEKELVGVVLDPNLETADTDTGNNYWPPRQQPTKFELYKRRSRGGENPMQRMQRLEEGQ